A genomic window from Gemmatimonadaceae bacterium includes:
- a CDS encoding GspH/FimT family pseudopilin, with amino-acid sequence MTRPAFTLLELVLVCAFVGILAGVALPRGKYLLDGLRIRQAAHEVSGAVTLTRAAAIRRGSQARLVVDRPAGSIRVESGSDTLWRRDLARQHRVRLHATRDTVTFGANGLGYGVANSTIVVSIGARAETVVVSRLGRARVSY; translated from the coding sequence GTGACGCGCCCTGCCTTCACCCTGCTCGAGCTCGTGCTCGTCTGCGCCTTCGTCGGCATCCTCGCCGGCGTGGCACTGCCGCGCGGCAAGTACCTGCTCGACGGGCTGCGCATCCGCCAGGCCGCGCACGAGGTCAGCGGTGCCGTCACGCTCACCCGGGCCGCCGCCATCCGCCGTGGCAGCCAGGCCCGCTTGGTCGTCGATCGTCCCGCCGGCTCCATCCGCGTCGAATCCGGCAGCGACACGCTTTGGCGCCGCGACCTCGCGCGCCAGCATCGCGTCCGCCTCCACGCCACGCGCGACACCGTCACCTTCGGCGCCAACGGACTCGGCTACGGCGTCGCCAACTCGACCATCGTCGTCAGCATCGGCGCGCGGGCGGAGACCGTGGTGGTGTCGCGACTCGGACGGGCGAGGGTGAGTTATTAG
- a CDS encoding ATP-dependent 6-phosphofructokinase, whose protein sequence is MRIAISTGGGDAPGLNAVIRAATLSAIERGWQVLGIKRGYAGLLGEDEVVPLTRDSVRGIAHLGGTILRTTNRGNPFAFPVQQPDGSFVEADRSDELIANARNLGIEAMIAIGGDGSLAIAQQLVDKGMRIVGVPKTIDNDVAGTVYTFGFDTAVQTAIEAIDKLQTTAESHDRVLVLEVMGREAGFIALHSGVAAAADIVLIPEIGWKLEHVCEAVMQRDRSGRKFAIVVVAEGAQDESGQVSLIGESMPGQAPRIGGIAHHLAKAIQAKTGKECRAMVLGHLQRGGMPTGYDRLLATRFGGAAAQAVADAKWGHMVALQTPHIVTVPIREAIQVPKRVDPSHDIVATARRMGISFGDR, encoded by the coding sequence ATGCGCATCGCCATCTCCACCGGCGGCGGCGACGCCCCCGGCCTCAACGCCGTGATCCGCGCCGCCACGCTCTCCGCCATCGAGCGCGGCTGGCAGGTGCTCGGCATCAAGCGTGGCTACGCCGGCCTCTTGGGCGAGGACGAAGTCGTTCCGCTCACGCGCGACTCCGTGCGCGGCATCGCGCATCTCGGCGGGACGATCCTGCGCACTACCAACCGCGGCAACCCGTTCGCGTTTCCGGTGCAGCAGCCGGACGGCAGCTTCGTGGAGGCGGACCGCTCGGACGAACTCATCGCCAACGCACGCAACCTGGGCATCGAGGCGATGATCGCCATCGGCGGCGACGGCTCGCTGGCGATCGCGCAGCAGTTGGTGGACAAGGGAATGCGCATCGTCGGCGTACCGAAGACCATCGACAACGACGTCGCGGGCACGGTGTATACCTTCGGCTTCGACACCGCCGTGCAGACGGCGATCGAGGCCATCGACAAGCTGCAGACGACGGCGGAGTCGCACGACCGTGTGCTGGTGCTCGAGGTGATGGGGCGCGAGGCGGGCTTCATCGCGCTGCACTCGGGCGTGGCGGCGGCGGCCGACATCGTGCTGATCCCCGAGATCGGCTGGAAGCTGGAGCACGTCTGCGAGGCGGTGATGCAGCGCGACCGCAGCGGCCGGAAGTTCGCGATCGTGGTGGTGGCCGAGGGCGCGCAGGACGAGAGCGGCCAGGTGTCGCTGATCGGCGAATCGATGCCGGGGCAGGCGCCGCGGATCGGCGGCATCGCGCACCATCTGGCCAAGGCGATCCAGGCAAAGACGGGCAAGGAGTGCCGGGCGATGGTGCTGGGGCACTTGCAGCGCGGCGGGATGCCCACGGGCTACGACCGTCTGCTGGCGACGCGCTTCGGCGGCGCGGCGGCGCAGGCGGTGGCCGATGCCAAGTGGGGGCATATGGTGGCCCTGCAGACGCCACACATCGTGACCGTGCCGATTCGCGAGGCCATCCAGGTGCCGAAGCGGGTGGATCCGAGCCACGATATCGTCGCGACCGCCCGGCGGATGGGAATCAGCTTCGGGGACCGCTGA
- a CDS encoding DEAD/DEAH box helicase — MLWTSRGAELSRLAAELAESEERPRRGFGIVAGTGTGKTLAVKPIAKLLLGTEDLRVGVVNREREATPETPSWNVVIVTTGIARRWFQDGDIRPHDTLVVDEIHQTSAELELCLALGKRTGCRFVWLSATVDPSFYKRYLNAAAVVESSAFDPKKAAKVEVERKKPASFLDDRFVQRAIKERRGIGVFLPTRAAVEEVASDVGARYPRMQVAFYHGGEPIRVIRPFLEGEVEKPFLLAMTAAGQSALNVQGLDTVVIDDTRFTNIVEQGRNVLTRLHLGANEILQMAGRVHGRVAGGRVFILSDRDIRFDRLEPTSPEFQLAGDSERVALTCAALGVRADELVLPVPLDKLSYKLSLEFLESRGIIEAGRLTEYGKAVEAMPVDRAWAELLVHCDDELLPYVAVMASVESLHRMTREDRDLAGLIVPGSDHLTTYNVYAEAFTKCGYLGEVYGLPRQMFDASIERWAEGRGVLVKSVEDSALAMASIYRSVGLPLPTQMPRTTQAVERRWVELLARIMPFALVIDEQTASGDEARVSKTSVCGSWGPIAGTLRYFADKFGVARAGIEGTQLGRDLIRQHAIGHTPQLVYDAQQRDRPLALERRLTYFGFELERERETVQDFPPGLEAQARRVLAEALARGEARHAAMPYNQPRIAELREVWRRSGGRTPRLGQAELAAWYESQLEGVASLAAFRAAPLKFDPDVFVSGAERAKWLQLPSHVQLREREVPLHYEVEETPEGPRGVVRLHLPEKIARTLVAEELPTLDRPLRFAIGRGQRGTIKSDTLEDAQEELARPWMREEAERRPGRRDGRGDGRGNGRGRDGRDDRRGGRPPIPRGGRRRR, encoded by the coding sequence GTGCTGTGGACGTCGCGCGGCGCCGAGCTGAGCCGCTTGGCCGCCGAGCTTGCCGAGAGCGAGGAGCGCCCGCGCCGCGGCTTCGGCATCGTGGCCGGCACGGGCACGGGCAAGACGCTGGCCGTGAAGCCGATCGCCAAGCTGCTGCTCGGCACCGAGGACCTGCGCGTCGGCGTGGTGAACCGCGAGCGCGAGGCGACGCCGGAGACGCCGAGCTGGAACGTCGTCATCGTGACCACCGGCATCGCGCGGCGCTGGTTCCAGGACGGCGACATCCGGCCGCACGACACGCTGGTGGTCGACGAGATCCACCAGACCAGCGCCGAGCTGGAGCTGTGCCTGGCACTGGGCAAGCGTACCGGCTGCCGCTTCGTCTGGCTGTCGGCGACGGTGGATCCGTCGTTCTACAAGCGCTACCTGAACGCGGCGGCGGTGGTGGAGTCGAGCGCGTTTGATCCGAAGAAGGCGGCCAAGGTGGAAGTCGAGCGCAAGAAGCCGGCGAGCTTCCTCGACGACCGCTTCGTGCAGCGCGCGATCAAGGAGCGGCGCGGCATCGGCGTGTTCCTTCCGACGCGCGCCGCGGTGGAGGAAGTGGCCAGCGACGTGGGCGCGCGGTATCCGCGGATGCAGGTGGCGTTCTACCACGGCGGCGAACCCATCCGCGTCATCCGGCCCTTCCTCGAAGGCGAGGTCGAGAAGCCCTTCCTGCTGGCGATGACGGCGGCCGGGCAGAGCGCGCTCAACGTGCAGGGGCTCGACACGGTCGTCATCGACGACACGCGCTTCACGAACATCGTCGAGCAGGGGCGCAACGTGCTGACGCGCCTCCACCTCGGTGCCAACGAGATCCTGCAGATGGCGGGCCGCGTGCACGGTCGCGTGGCCGGCGGACGCGTGTTCATCCTCAGCGACCGTGACATCCGCTTCGACCGGCTGGAGCCGACGTCGCCGGAGTTCCAGCTGGCGGGCGACAGCGAGCGCGTGGCCCTGACCTGCGCGGCGCTGGGCGTGCGCGCCGACGAACTCGTCCTCCCGGTGCCGCTGGACAAGCTCAGTTACAAGCTGAGTCTGGAATTCCTCGAGTCGCGCGGCATCATCGAGGCCGGCCGGCTCACGGAGTACGGCAAGGCCGTCGAAGCGATGCCGGTGGACCGCGCCTGGGCCGAGCTCCTGGTGCACTGCGACGACGAGCTGCTGCCGTACGTGGCGGTGATGGCCAGCGTGGAGTCGTTGCATCGGATGACGCGCGAAGACCGCGATCTGGCGGGCCTCATCGTGCCGGGCAGCGACCACCTCACGACGTACAACGTGTACGCCGAGGCGTTCACGAAGTGCGGCTACCTGGGCGAGGTGTACGGGCTGCCGCGGCAGATGTTCGACGCGAGCATCGAGCGCTGGGCCGAGGGCCGGGGCGTGTTGGTGAAGTCGGTAGAAGACTCGGCCTTGGCGATGGCGAGCATCTATCGCTCGGTGGGCCTGCCGCTGCCGACGCAGATGCCGAGGACGACGCAGGCAGTCGAACGCCGCTGGGTGGAGCTGCTGGCGCGGATTATGCCGTTCGCGTTGGTAATCGACGAGCAGACGGCCTCGGGCGACGAGGCGCGCGTCTCGAAGACCAGTGTCTGCGGGAGCTGGGGCCCGATCGCCGGCACGCTGCGCTACTTCGCCGACAAGTTCGGCGTGGCGCGCGCCGGCATCGAGGGTACGCAGCTCGGGCGCGACCTCATCCGGCAGCACGCCATCGGGCACACGCCGCAGCTGGTGTACGACGCGCAGCAACGCGACCGCCCGCTGGCCCTGGAGCGGCGCCTCACGTACTTCGGCTTCGAGCTGGAACGCGAGCGTGAGACGGTGCAGGACTTTCCGCCGGGCCTGGAGGCCCAGGCGCGGCGCGTGTTGGCCGAGGCGCTGGCGCGCGGCGAGGCCCGTCACGCGGCGATGCCCTACAACCAGCCGCGCATCGCCGAGCTGCGCGAGGTGTGGCGTCGCAGTGGCGGCCGCACCCCGCGGCTGGGTCAGGCGGAGCTCGCGGCGTGGTACGAATCGCAGCTCGAGGGTGTGGCGAGTCTCGCGGCATTTCGCGCGGCGCCGCTGAAGTTCGACCCGGACGTGTTCGTGTCGGGCGCCGAGCGTGCCAAGTGGCTGCAGCTGCCCTCGCACGTGCAGCTGCGCGAGCGCGAGGTGCCGCTGCACTATGAGGTCGAGGAGACGCCCGAAGGGCCGCGCGGCGTGGTGCGCCTGCACCTGCCCGAGAAGATCGCGCGCACGCTGGTGGCCGAGGAGTTGCCGACGCTGGACCGGCCGTTGCGGTTTGCGATCGGGCGCGGGCAGCGCGGCACGATCAAGTCCGACACGCTCGAGGATGCGCAGGAGGAGCTGGCGCGTCCGTGGATGCGTGAGGAAGCCGAGCGTCGGCCAGGGCGCCGCGATGGGCGCGGTGACGGCCGCGGAAACGGGCGCGGGCGCGATGGCCGAGATGACCGCCGGGGCGGGCGTCCGCCGATCCCTCGTGGTGGCCGCCGCCGCCGCTGA
- a CDS encoding TetR/AcrR family transcriptional regulator, with protein MTQKRIQILDAAAELIAEKGFVQTSVDDVISRAGLSGKSHFYHYFKSKESLGHEVLARQFDVLAERGLAILREPTLEPIERLHVFIDSVVALQAERGGRSASPFGALATEMAAMDEGFRVRIARVFRSWTDEIAGLLMQVKDRLEDDADPLRLARFVVATLEGATTMARMKRDVSLMHGVATDLKRFVSGHVKRDATA; from the coding sequence GTGACGCAGAAGCGTATCCAAATCCTCGATGCCGCGGCGGAGCTGATCGCCGAGAAGGGCTTCGTGCAGACGTCGGTGGACGACGTCATCTCGCGCGCGGGCCTCAGCGGCAAGTCGCACTTCTACCACTACTTCAAGTCCAAGGAATCGCTCGGCCACGAAGTGCTGGCACGGCAGTTCGACGTGCTGGCCGAACGCGGCCTCGCGATCCTGCGCGAGCCGACGCTGGAGCCGATCGAGCGCTTGCACGTCTTCATCGACTCGGTGGTGGCGCTGCAGGCCGAGCGCGGCGGTCGATCGGCCTCGCCCTTTGGCGCGCTGGCGACGGAGATGGCCGCGATGGACGAGGGCTTCCGCGTGCGCATCGCGCGCGTGTTCCGCTCGTGGACCGACGAGATCGCGGGCCTGCTGATGCAGGTGAAGGATCGGCTCGAGGACGACGCGGATCCGCTGCGCCTGGCGCGCTTCGTGGTGGCGACGCTCGAGGGCGCGACCACGATGGCGCGGATGAAGCGGGATGTCAGCCTGATGCACGGCGTGGCGACGGACCTGAAGCGGTTCGTGTCGGGCCACGTGAAGCGCGACGCAACGGCGTAG
- a CDS encoding sigma-70 family RNA polymerase sigma factor, with protein MATMAAGLGIFGMDERTGERDRAERRARFDAEVLGQLDALYSFALKLTRARDEAEDLVSDTLLRAFQRWEQYRLGTNIRAWLFTILYHAFVSRKRRIDAREVQPLEDEDGREVFEPVGEADPEGTFYDSFVDQEIVDAIHALPEEYRAAVVMSDLHGLRYGEIAQALGVPEGTIKSRLFRGRRLLQDKLRGYATEMGYLKA; from the coding sequence ATGGCGACGATGGCGGCAGGGCTGGGGATCTTCGGAATGGACGAGCGCACGGGCGAGCGCGATCGGGCGGAGCGCCGTGCGCGCTTCGACGCCGAGGTCCTGGGACAACTCGACGCGCTGTACTCCTTTGCGCTGAAGCTGACGCGGGCGCGCGACGAGGCCGAGGACCTGGTCTCGGATACGCTGCTGCGCGCCTTCCAGCGCTGGGAGCAGTACCGCTTGGGGACGAACATCCGGGCCTGGCTCTTCACGATTCTCTACCACGCCTTCGTGAGCCGCAAGCGGCGCATTGATGCGCGCGAGGTGCAGCCGCTCGAGGACGAGGACGGGCGCGAAGTGTTCGAGCCGGTGGGTGAGGCCGATCCCGAGGGAACGTTCTACGACTCGTTCGTGGACCAGGAGATCGTCGATGCGATCCACGCGCTGCCGGAGGAGTATCGCGCGGCGGTGGTGATGAGCGACCTGCACGGGCTGCGCTATGGGGAGATTGCGCAGGCGCTGGGCGTGCCGGAGGGGACGATCAAGAGCCGGTTGTTCCGCGGGCGGCGTCTGCTTCAGGACAAGCTGCGGGGGTATGCGACGGAAATGGGGTACCTGAAGGCGTGA
- a CDS encoding ABATE domain-containing protein, whose amino-acid sequence MPSAPAAPPVFIAGRLWLDFVNTDDARLGQRVDGLASFEAFVDWLAAADVVDAERAALLRRRATEQPSGAAAALVEARRVRATLRQLAEHGRGAESARARHQAVEEINRILGRSVGTRKVEETAAGYARTFVPVGDAFGGLVIPIVESAVDSLLRAELPRIRRCADRRCPRHFADDTKSKTRKWCEMTTCGNRAKARKHRAQATRKKTAAD is encoded by the coding sequence ATGCCGTCCGCGCCCGCCGCCCCTCCGGTGTTCATCGCCGGTCGTCTCTGGCTCGACTTCGTCAACACCGACGATGCGAGGCTCGGCCAACGTGTCGACGGCCTCGCGTCCTTCGAGGCATTCGTGGACTGGCTCGCCGCCGCCGACGTCGTCGACGCTGAGCGCGCCGCACTCCTGCGACGCCGAGCCACCGAGCAGCCCTCCGGGGCTGCGGCCGCCCTTGTCGAGGCCCGTCGCGTACGCGCCACCCTGCGGCAGCTCGCCGAGCACGGCCGCGGCGCCGAGTCGGCGCGCGCGCGGCATCAGGCGGTGGAGGAGATCAACCGGATCCTGGGCCGCAGCGTCGGCACGCGGAAGGTGGAGGAGACCGCCGCCGGCTACGCGAGGACCTTTGTCCCCGTCGGCGACGCCTTCGGCGGCCTGGTGATCCCGATCGTGGAGAGTGCGGTCGATTCACTCCTGCGCGCCGAACTCCCGCGCATCCGTCGCTGCGCCGACCGCCGCTGCCCGCGCCACTTCGCGGACGATACGAAGAGCAAGACGCGGAAGTGGTGCGAGATGACGACCTGCGGCAACCGGGCGAAGGCGCGGAAACACCGCGCACAAGCGACCCGCAAGAAGACCGCAGCAGACTAA
- a CDS encoding DUF84 family protein codes for MPSSITRVAVGSANPVKLAAASAVIRGYVPEAIVEARPVPSGVPDQPFGDEQTIAGARARARGAREAADADLGVGLEGGVVDGPAGMRTCAWCVVVHRDGREGIGGSLAMPLPDAVAEMIRGGEELGYAMDRFANERGTKHGKGAVGILTAGRIDRQAAYEVLVAYAVVPFVSAELFERMPGDGRRGGG; via the coding sequence ATGCCGTCCTCGATCACGCGTGTCGCCGTGGGCTCAGCGAATCCCGTGAAGCTCGCCGCCGCCTCGGCGGTGATCCGTGGGTACGTCCCCGAAGCCATCGTCGAGGCGCGGCCGGTGCCGAGTGGTGTGCCGGACCAGCCGTTCGGCGACGAGCAGACCATCGCCGGTGCGCGTGCGCGCGCCCGCGGTGCCCGCGAGGCGGCCGACGCCGACCTCGGCGTGGGCCTCGAGGGCGGCGTCGTGGACGGCCCGGCCGGAATGCGCACCTGCGCCTGGTGCGTGGTGGTGCACCGCGACGGCCGCGAAGGCATCGGCGGCTCGCTGGCGATGCCGTTGCCGGACGCCGTGGCCGAGATGATTCGAGGCGGAGAGGAACTCGGCTACGCGATGGACCGCTTCGCGAACGAGCGGGGCACGAAGCACGGGAAGGGGGCCGTGGGGATTCTTACTGCGGGCCGCATTGACCGGCAGGCGGCGTATGAGGTGCTGGTGGCGTATGCGGTGGTGCCGTTCGTGAGTGCGGAGTTGTTTGAGCGGATGCCGGGAGACGGGAGAAGGGGAGGAGGGTGA
- a CDS encoding universal stress protein, whose protein sequence is MLRSILVPLDGSALAERALPIALDIARRAGGEVHLVRAHVPLAIVGATAEGVFTQDMLAADDALRDRAKRYVETKAHDLAKEWGVKVSARVEDGTPGACITQAADDVGAGLIVMTTHGAGGFAPGWLGSVCDAVIRHSNRAVLALPENDAHKGESFVPKNIVMALDGSSRADGIIPAARDLALLFGATIEVVRMVAPFIPNDVASILTSSDRPDPYGIDAETQAAKDAIDNVVKGLTDAGVKARAVVRVELSPVKALLAHVEETEPDLLALATQGRGVSRLFVGSVADKLIRGAKRPVLVLRPMKD, encoded by the coding sequence ATGCTCCGCTCGATCCTCGTGCCCCTGGATGGATCCGCGCTCGCCGAACGCGCGTTGCCCATCGCGCTCGATATCGCCCGCCGCGCCGGCGGCGAAGTCCACCTCGTCCGCGCCCACGTGCCGCTGGCCATCGTCGGCGCGACGGCCGAGGGCGTGTTCACGCAGGATATGCTGGCTGCGGATGACGCCCTGCGGGACCGCGCGAAGCGCTACGTGGAAACGAAAGCCCACGACCTCGCGAAGGAATGGGGCGTGAAGGTCTCCGCGCGCGTCGAGGACGGCACGCCGGGCGCCTGCATCACCCAGGCCGCCGACGACGTCGGCGCCGGCCTCATCGTGATGACCACCCACGGGGCCGGCGGCTTCGCGCCCGGCTGGCTGGGCTCCGTCTGCGATGCGGTCATTCGCCACTCGAACCGCGCCGTGCTCGCCCTACCCGAAAATGACGCGCACAAGGGCGAGTCGTTCGTGCCCAAGAACATCGTGATGGCCCTCGACGGCTCCTCGCGCGCCGACGGAATCATTCCCGCCGCGCGCGATCTCGCGCTGCTCTTCGGCGCCACGATCGAAGTCGTACGGATGGTCGCGCCGTTCATCCCCAACGACGTCGCCAGCATCCTCACCTCGTCCGACCGGCCGGATCCCTACGGTATCGACGCCGAGACGCAGGCCGCCAAGGATGCCATCGACAACGTCGTGAAGGGCCTCACCGACGCCGGCGTCAAGGCCCGTGCCGTCGTGCGCGTGGAACTCTCGCCCGTGAAGGCCCTGCTGGCGCACGTCGAGGAGACCGAGCCCGACCTGCTCGCGCTCGCGACGCAGGGTCGCGGGGTCTCGCGCCTGTTCGTCGGGTCGGTGGCGGACAAGCTAATTCGCGGGGCGAAGCGGCCGGTATTGGTGTTGCGGCCGATGAAGGATTGA
- a CDS encoding acyl-CoA thioesterase — MTTPHSLPFRIQTRVRWSDCDPLGIIWYGAYLKYFEAAEHEMMRAAGLPFETLRLERKVQIPRKAFQVEFHSPAQMDELLDVEVGVAKLGTTSLTLRFEVYRSSDRAHRASATLTVVSVVKETMEKRPLPDWLREALTPYVVA; from the coding sequence GTGACGACACCGCACAGCTTGCCCTTCCGCATCCAGACGCGCGTGCGCTGGAGCGACTGCGATCCGCTCGGCATCATCTGGTATGGCGCGTACCTCAAGTACTTCGAGGCGGCCGAGCACGAGATGATGCGGGCGGCGGGGTTGCCCTTCGAGACGCTGCGCCTGGAGCGCAAGGTGCAGATTCCGCGCAAGGCATTCCAGGTGGAGTTCCACTCGCCGGCGCAGATGGACGAGCTGCTCGATGTCGAAGTCGGCGTGGCCAAGCTGGGCACGACCAGCCTCACGCTACGCTTCGAGGTCTACCGGTCCTCGGACCGCGCGCACCGCGCGAGCGCGACGCTGACGGTGGTGAGCGTGGTGAAGGAGACGATGGAGAAGCGCCCGCTGCCCGACTGGCTGCGCGAGGCGCTCACGCCGTACGTGGTGGCGTGA
- the sthA gene encoding Si-specific NAD(P)(+) transhydrogenase, with the protein MAEHYDLCVIGSGPAGEKGAAQAAYFGKSVCLIERAPKPGGAAVNTGTIPSKTLRETALYLSGLRQRGLYGVDYRVKSDITIGDFMHRERAVVENAWQAIDANLEKHRVTRVLGAARFADAHTVEVARYGQAARRIAADVFLLATGSRPSHPKDIPFDGRIVLNSDDILTLGQIPRRLVVIGGGVIGCEYAGIFGALGVRVTLINSRDRLLMQLDADLSEALRTELTRRLGVQVVLDAAVTGVRVEGDLATVTLGDGQELAADCVLYCAGREGNVESLQLGAAGVRTNDRGFVPVDATYRTNVPHIFAAGDLVGFPALASTAMEQARVAMCHAFDLKYKLAMGTVLPYGVWTVPEIATVGVGEDEARAKGIPCEIGKASFRGNPRGQIIGDTEGFVKLVFRSDDKRLLGASVVGEGACELIHVPAAALHFGATLDYFIEAVFNYPTLGDAFKYAAYDGLQRLQRRVSRAMEANARTPAIGTPVTPPRTA; encoded by the coding sequence ATGGCCGAGCACTACGACCTGTGCGTCATCGGGAGCGGACCCGCCGGGGAGAAGGGCGCCGCGCAGGCCGCCTATTTCGGCAAGTCCGTCTGCCTCATTGAACGCGCACCCAAGCCCGGTGGTGCCGCCGTCAATACCGGGACGATTCCCAGCAAGACGCTCCGCGAGACGGCCCTCTACTTGAGCGGCCTGCGCCAACGCGGCCTCTACGGCGTGGACTACCGCGTGAAGAGCGACATCACGATCGGCGATTTTATGCACCGCGAGCGTGCCGTCGTCGAGAACGCCTGGCAGGCCATCGACGCCAACCTCGAGAAGCATCGCGTCACCCGGGTGTTGGGCGCGGCGCGGTTCGCCGATGCGCACACGGTCGAGGTGGCCCGCTACGGGCAGGCGGCGCGCCGTATCGCTGCCGACGTCTTCTTGCTCGCCACCGGCTCACGGCCCTCGCACCCGAAGGACATTCCCTTCGACGGCCGCATCGTGCTCAACAGCGACGACATCCTCACGCTGGGGCAGATCCCGCGGCGCCTCGTCGTCATCGGCGGCGGCGTCATCGGCTGCGAGTACGCCGGCATCTTCGGCGCCCTCGGCGTGCGCGTGACGCTCATCAACTCGCGCGACCGCCTGCTGATGCAGCTCGACGCGGACCTCTCCGAAGCCCTGCGCACCGAGCTCACGCGGCGCCTCGGCGTGCAGGTCGTGCTCGATGCCGCCGTCACCGGCGTGCGCGTCGAGGGCGACCTCGCCACCGTCACGCTCGGCGACGGACAGGAACTCGCCGCCGACTGCGTGCTCTACTGCGCCGGCCGCGAGGGCAACGTCGAGTCCCTGCAGCTCGGGGCGGCCGGCGTCCGCACCAACGACCGGGGCTTCGTGCCCGTGGATGCCACCTACCGCACCAACGTCCCGCACATCTTCGCCGCCGGCGACCTCGTGGGCTTTCCCGCGCTCGCCTCCACCGCGATGGAGCAGGCCCGCGTCGCGATGTGCCACGCCTTCGACCTCAAGTACAAGCTGGCGATGGGGACCGTGCTGCCCTACGGCGTGTGGACGGTGCCGGAGATCGCCACCGTCGGCGTCGGCGAGGACGAGGCCCGCGCCAAGGGGATTCCCTGCGAGATCGGCAAGGCCTCGTTCCGCGGCAACCCGCGCGGGCAGATCATCGGCGACACCGAAGGCTTCGTGAAGCTCGTCTTCCGCAGCGACGACAAGCGCCTGCTCGGCGCCAGCGTCGTCGGCGAAGGGGCCTGCGAACTGATCCACGTCCCGGCGGCGGCGCTGCACTTCGGCGCCACGCTCGACTACTTCATCGAAGCCGTCTTCAACTATCCCACGCTCGGCGACGCCTTCAAGTACGCCGCCTACGACGGCCTGCAGCGGCTGCAGCGTCGCGTCTCGCGCGCGATGGAAGCCAACGCGCGCACGCCCGCCATCGGGACGCCGGTCACGCCACCACGTACGGCGTGA
- a CDS encoding 4-hydroxy-3-methylbut-2-enyl diphosphate reductase, whose translation MSHDATYVRKGFGLKAEVQETLTADYDGQLVDLLLAREHTLVAGDVTIRLAKEFGFCYGVERAVEYAYQTRLKFPDKRIFLAGEIIHNPHVNAKLREMGIVFLKPSDKGFDYTGVEPQDVVILPAFGVTIQDFETLRGLGCVMVDTTCGSVLNVWKRVDAYARDRFTALIHGKYYHEETRATASQVEKYPGGTYLVVRDMAQAEDVMAYIAGTFAGGREAFLAKYAHAASPHFDPDLHLQRIGVANQTTMLARESLAIGEAVGQAMARVHGEAHRAEHFRTFDTICSATQDRQDAVNALLTEPLDVMLVVGGYNSSNTISLAALCAEKVRTYHIEDAACLDPAAGAIRHRDLATGKEVSEAAWLPAAGAVRVGLTAGASTPNNKIGETVSRVLQTRGVDLATVV comes from the coding sequence ATGTCCCACGATGCCACGTACGTCCGGAAGGGCTTCGGCCTGAAGGCCGAGGTCCAGGAGACGCTGACCGCCGATTACGACGGCCAGCTGGTGGACCTGCTGCTGGCCCGCGAGCACACGCTGGTGGCCGGCGACGTCACCATCCGCCTGGCCAAGGAGTTCGGCTTCTGCTACGGCGTGGAGCGGGCGGTGGAGTACGCGTACCAGACGCGGCTCAAGTTCCCGGACAAGCGGATCTTCCTCGCCGGCGAGATCATCCACAACCCGCACGTCAACGCCAAGCTGCGGGAGATGGGCATCGTGTTCCTCAAGCCCAGCGACAAGGGCTTCGACTACACCGGCGTCGAGCCGCAGGACGTGGTGATCCTGCCGGCGTTCGGCGTGACGATCCAGGACTTTGAGACGCTGCGCGGCCTCGGCTGCGTGATGGTGGACACGACCTGCGGCTCGGTGCTGAACGTCTGGAAGCGGGTGGATGCCTATGCCCGCGACCGCTTCACCGCCCTCATCCACGGCAAGTACTACCACGAGGAGACGCGGGCGACGGCGTCGCAGGTGGAGAAGTATCCGGGCGGGACCTACCTGGTGGTGCGCGATATGGCGCAGGCCGAGGATGTGATGGCCTACATCGCGGGTACGTTCGCGGGCGGGCGCGAGGCCTTCCTCGCCAAGTACGCACACGCGGCGAGTCCGCACTTCGACCCGGACCTGCACCTGCAGCGCATCGGCGTGGCCAACCAGACGACGATGTTGGCACGCGAGTCGCTGGCCATCGGCGAGGCGGTGGGGCAGGCGATGGCGCGGGTGCACGGCGAGGCGCATCGGGCCGAGCACTTCCGCACCTTCGACACCATCTGCTCGGCGACGCAGGACCGGCAGGATGCGGTGAACGCGCTGCTGACCGAGCCGTTGGACGTGATGCTGGTGGTCGGCGGCTACAACTCGTCGAACACCATCTCGCTGGCGGCGCTGTGCGCCGAGAAGGTGCGCACGTATCACATCGAGGACGCCGCTTGCTTGGACCCGGCGGCGGGTGCGATTCGACACCGCGACCTCGCCACGGGCAAGGAAGTGTCGGAGGCCGCGTGGTTGCCTGCGGCGGGGGCGGTGCGCGTGGGGCTGACGGCCGGGGCGAGCACGCCGAACAACAAGATCGGCGAGACGGTGTCGCGCGTGCTGCAGACGCGCGGCGTGGACCTGGCGACCGTCGTCTGA